In Pirellulales bacterium, the following are encoded in one genomic region:
- a CDS encoding glycosyltransferase family 2 protein, which produces MSEPVSPPSRPLVSDSLISVVLPVYNECGVLMEICQRLRCALIACRTTFEIIFIDDGSLDGTTEALDRIACHFEEVRVVHLSRNFGHQAAIHAGLTHARGDAVIIMDSDLQDPPEAIGKFLDAWQNGYDVAYAIRVCRKEWFGKRALFAAFHRLLSSISNTHIPVDAGNFSLLDARVVRQLLLLSERDRYLPGMRSWLGFRQIGIPIERGSRYDEQPRISLRGLMRLAKTAIFSFSSLPLAVFGWLGWLALAMFLAVSSYSLYCRIFTDLAIPGWTSQLVTMSFFAALNALGISMLGEYVVRIYDQVRKRPLYLVDRVVSFGDETNSAGNNTAAKLPAHEHASAPKLDLQQLDPLEIEDTWDGAYQHLLDQTSDLLELGTLAQTEAEECSREAVAPRKAYTVFQPSEEKSDCK; this is translated from the coding sequence ATGAGCGAACCCGTTAGTCCTCCGTCTCGGCCACTGGTTTCTGATTCCCTGATTAGCGTCGTACTTCCGGTGTACAACGAGTGCGGCGTGCTCATGGAGATTTGCCAGCGGTTGCGCTGTGCACTGATCGCCTGCCGAACCACTTTCGAAATTATTTTTATCGATGACGGTTCTCTCGATGGAACCACGGAAGCGTTGGATCGAATTGCCTGCCATTTCGAAGAAGTGCGTGTCGTGCATCTTTCGAGAAACTTTGGCCATCAAGCGGCAATTCACGCTGGACTGACGCACGCCCGAGGCGATGCCGTCATTATCATGGACAGCGATCTGCAAGATCCGCCCGAGGCAATTGGCAAATTTTTGGACGCTTGGCAAAACGGTTACGACGTGGCGTATGCCATTCGAGTATGCCGCAAAGAATGGTTCGGCAAACGGGCGTTGTTTGCGGCCTTTCATCGGTTACTGTCGTCGATCTCCAACACGCACATTCCAGTGGATGCGGGAAACTTCAGCTTGCTAGACGCCCGAGTAGTGCGCCAATTGCTGCTGCTGAGTGAACGCGATCGGTATTTACCCGGGATGCGATCTTGGTTGGGCTTTCGGCAAATTGGCATACCGATTGAACGCGGCTCACGTTATGACGAGCAACCCCGAATTTCATTGCGCGGTCTGATGCGATTGGCAAAGACGGCAATTTTTTCGTTTTCTTCGCTTCCGCTGGCGGTGTTTGGCTGGCTAGGCTGGCTGGCATTGGCCATGTTTTTAGCCGTCAGCAGTTACTCCCTGTATTGCCGGATATTTACCGATTTAGCTATTCCGGGATGGACCTCACAGTTAGTAACGATGAGTTTTTTCGCCGCCCTCAATGCCCTGGGCATCAGCATGCTGGGCGAATATGTCGTGCGAATTTACGACCAGGTAAGAAAGCGACCGCTGTATTTGGTCGATCGTGTCGTCAGCTTTGGCGACGAGACCAATAGCGCCGGCAACAATACGGCGGCCAAGCTGCCGGCCCATGAACACGCGAGCGCGCCCAAGTTAGATCTGCAGCAGCTTGACCCGTTGGAAATTGAGGACACTTGGGACGGCGCCTACCAGCACTTGCTGGATCAGACGAGCGACTTGTTAGAATTGGGAACACTGGCACAGACCGAAGCCGAGGAATGCAGCAGAGAAGCGGTTGCTCCCCGCAAAGCTTACACCGTGTTCCAGCCTTCCGAAGAAAAGAGCGACTGCAAATAA